A single Hippocampus zosterae strain Florida chromosome 1, ASM2543408v3, whole genome shotgun sequence DNA region contains:
- the hrh2a gene encoding histamine receptor H2a, with amino-acid sequence MLSKIAVGLILTLLILLTISGNMLVCLAVCASRRLRCLTNCFIVSLAVTDLLLGLAVLPFSAHLQLTDDWPLGPVFCNFYISMDVMLCTASILTLMAISMDRYLAVTMPLRYSSLVLPWRVFVAMASVWTVSVAVSFLPIYMGWNTVNGTVQNHGLRAPERTCRFELNRPYVLTDSLLTFYLPLLVMCWTYLRIFRIARAQIKRIISTRPTWVTTYSCRSHQSAVTTVVSGVPASALREHKATVTLAAVIGAFVVCWLPYFILFTALGLQENANPNKVPEFSIVLWLGYTNSALNPILYGALNRDFRSAYTQLLRCRWPTYSGCQHSPATVTIAGRQQLMEVTLLCGHTPSSCRAGQTSHNFMLQESHSRTNTTMTQTANGTTDTDVNDS; translated from the exons ATGTTGTCAAAAATAGCAGTGGGTCTCATCCTGACCCTTCTAATCCTACTGACCATCAGCGGCAACATGCTGGTGTGCCTGGCGGTCTGTGCCTCGCGACGCCTCCGCTGTCTCACCAACTGCTTCATCGTGTCACTGGCGGTCACCGACCTTCTGCTCGGCCTCGCCGTCCTCCCCTTCTCGGCCCACCTGCAGCTCACCGATGACTGGCCATTGGGCCCGGTCTTTTGCAACTTCTACATCTCCATGGACGTCATGCTCTGCACTGCCTCCATCCTCACCCTGATGGCCATCAGTATGGATCGCTATTTGGCTGTGACAATGCCCCTTAGATACAGCTCTCTGGTACTGCCTTGGAGAGTATTTGTGGCCATGGCGAGCGTCTGGACCGTGTCGGTGGCCGTGTCCTTTTTGCCCATCTACATGGGTTGGAACACCGTCAACGGAACAGTGCAAAACCACGGCCTACGGGCTCCTGAAAGGACGTGTCGCTTTGAACTCAACAGGCCTTACGTTCTGACTGACTCCCTTCTCACCTTCTACTTGCCTCTGCTGGTCATGTGCTGGACATACCTCAGAATATTTCGCATCGCACGTGCACAGATCAAGCGCATCATCAGTACTCGGCCCACGTGGGTCACCACTTATAGCTGCAGGAGCCACCAATCGGCCGTCACCACCGTCGTCTCCGGTGTCCCAGCGTCGGCCCTGCGGGAGCACAAGGCCACGGTGACGCTCGCGGCAGTGATAGGGGCCTTTGTGGTGTGTTGGCTGCCTTATTTCATTCTGTTCACAGCACTGGGCCTACAGGAGAATGCCAACCCCAACAAAGTCCCAGAATTTTCCATTGTGCTGTGGCTGGGTTACACCAACTCAGCACTCAATCCGATCCTCTATGGAGCCCTCAACAGGGACTTCAGGTCCGCCTACACGCAGCTACTGAGATGTCGATGGCCGACATACAGTGGGTGCCAACATTCTCCTGCCACAGTAACTATAGCAG GCAGACAACAGCTCATGGAGGTGACACTTCTGTGTGGACACACACCTTCCAGCTGCAGGGCGGGTCAAACAAGTCACAACTTCATGCTACAAGAGTCACATAGCAGGACGAACACAACCATGACCCAAACTGCGAACGGCACAACTGATACAGATGTCAATGACAGTTGA